From the genome of Populus alba chromosome 10, ASM523922v2, whole genome shotgun sequence, one region includes:
- the LOC118048933 gene encoding uncharacterized protein — MGSETTARSRKVMVVADPSRESAGALQYALSHVVVENDELILLHVESSYSWWNTFSFRKIYSLPPGPMPNSSEGGGGVGEGDFLEAMRQVCRIAQPKIPVRLERTQLMEETKDKANTILNKSNLLRVDLLIIGQRRGFSTAILGYKLSGGSGTKGLDTAEYLIENSKCTCVAVQKRGQNAGYVLNTKTHKNFWLLA, encoded by the exons ATGGGGAGTGAGACCACTGCACGATCAAGGAAAGTAATGGTGGTGGCAGACCCAAGCCGCGAATCAGCAGGTGCGCTTCAATATGCACTTTCCCATGTAGTTGTTGAGAATGATGAGCTCATACTTCTCCATGTCGAAAGTTCATATTCTTGGTGGAACACGTTTTCGTTCAGAAAGATATATAGTCTACCGCCAGGTCCGATGCCCAACTCATCTGAAGGAGGCGGTGGCGTTGGGGAAGGTGACTTTCTTGAAGCAATGCGGCAGGTGTGCCGGATTGCCCAGCCAAAAATCCCTGTTCGCTTAGAAAGGACTCAATTAATGGAGGAGACCAAGGACAAGGCGAATACTATCCTTAACAAAAGCAACCTGTTAAGGGTCGATCTTCTTATTATTGGCCAGAGACGAGGTTTCTCTACTGCAATATTAGG GTATAAACTGTCAGGAGGGTCGGGTACAAAGGGGTTAGATACAGCAGAGTATTTGATTGAGAACAGCAAGTGCACTTGTGTTGCAGTGCAGAAAAGAGGACAGAATGCAGGTTATGTGCTCAATACAAAAACCCACAAAAACTTCTGGCTCCTAGCATGA